A portion of the Desulfovibrio oxyclinae DSM 11498 genome contains these proteins:
- a CDS encoding HAL/PAL/TAL family ammonia-lyase, whose translation MSVVIDHTKTLTLEDVAAVAERCEHVELAQHSADMLDERRRQVEEFVQSQDVPAYGFNRGFGHNVDQTVGREGLKDLQRNLILSHAVGQGGHAPDDVVRAAMLLRAVSLSQGHSGVRSVLPRTLVRMLNAGIVPLVPELGSVGASGDLAPLSHIAMAMIGEGEVRVAGEVIPAAEALRDAGIEPVELRMKEGLALNNGVQFMAGLAALACLRLKDLLRAAAVNTALTAQVMLAPDTYFRPDFHAVRPHQGAVRVADWIWRLMQDSPIRNSHKDFKVDGQVQDPYNIRCAAQVLGSCHDLISQAESALLVEINSATDNPILLPDADGLYTDIVSGGHFHGMPVAVQAYNLMQALSIMTSLSHMRSVRFVDPARNKGLGRDLKWPGLSGEERAVSSGMMMLEYASASMTNNIWGKAAPSHLFNISTNSGQEDHVSMGTTLAVRLYDCLPEAASVLSIELAYILQAVAVRRRLDAIPTEAELPEWVAKELEGLKEKMNGTGRGVRFEATVTREYPLDHEEKKLSPVSEAIMQEIEQQELFPTVTQDRYLADDVRRLAEHLLSGALARTAEKTVQLDWDQ comes from the coding sequence ATGAGCGTCGTCATAGATCATACAAAGACCCTGACCCTTGAAGACGTGGCCGCCGTGGCCGAACGCTGCGAGCATGTGGAGCTGGCTCAGCACAGCGCCGATATGCTCGACGAACGACGTCGTCAGGTGGAAGAGTTCGTCCAGTCGCAGGATGTTCCCGCTTACGGCTTCAACCGCGGTTTCGGCCATAATGTGGATCAGACCGTTGGCCGCGAGGGCCTCAAGGACCTGCAACGCAACCTGATCCTCTCCCACGCCGTCGGTCAGGGCGGCCATGCCCCGGACGACGTGGTGCGGGCTGCCATGCTGCTGCGCGCCGTATCGCTCTCGCAGGGGCACAGCGGCGTGCGCTCCGTGCTGCCGCGCACACTGGTGCGGATGCTCAACGCGGGCATCGTTCCGCTGGTGCCGGAACTGGGATCCGTGGGCGCGTCGGGCGATCTGGCCCCGCTCTCCCACATCGCCATGGCCATGATCGGCGAAGGTGAGGTGCGGGTTGCAGGCGAAGTCATACCCGCAGCCGAAGCCCTTCGTGACGCCGGAATCGAGCCGGTGGAACTTCGGATGAAGGAGGGACTGGCCCTGAACAACGGCGTGCAGTTCATGGCCGGGCTGGCGGCCCTTGCCTGCCTGCGGCTCAAGGATCTGCTGCGCGCCGCCGCCGTAAACACGGCCCTCACCGCACAGGTCATGCTCGCCCCGGACACCTATTTCCGCCCGGACTTCCACGCCGTGCGTCCCCATCAGGGCGCGGTGCGCGTCGCGGACTGGATATGGCGGCTCATGCAGGATTCGCCCATCCGCAACTCCCACAAGGACTTCAAGGTGGACGGTCAGGTGCAGGATCCCTACAACATCCGCTGCGCCGCACAGGTGCTCGGCTCCTGCCACGACCTCATCTCACAGGCCGAATCCGCCCTGCTGGTGGAGATCAACAGCGCCACCGACAACCCCATCCTGCTCCCTGACGCCGACGGCCTCTACACGGACATCGTCTCCGGCGGCCACTTCCACGGAATGCCCGTTGCGGTGCAGGCATACAACCTCATGCAGGCGCTCTCCATCATGACCAGCCTGTCGCACATGCGCTCGGTTCGTTTCGTGGACCCGGCCCGCAACAAAGGCCTTGGGCGCGACCTGAAGTGGCCCGGTCTGTCCGGCGAGGAACGCGCCGTCTCCAGCGGCATGATGATGCTTGAGTACGCCTCCGCCTCCATGACCAACAACATATGGGGCAAGGCTGCGCCAAGCCATCTGTTCAACATCTCCACCAACTCCGGCCAGGAAGACCATGTCAGCATGGGCACCACGCTGGCCGTTCGCCTGTACGACTGTCTGCCGGAAGCCGCCTCGGTGCTCTCCATCGAACTGGCATACATTCTTCAGGCCGTTGCCGTTCGCAGGCGGCTGGACGCCATCCCCACGGAGGCCGAGCTGCCGGAATGGGTCGCGAAGGAGCTTGAGGGACTCAAGGAAAAGATGAACGGCACGGGACGCGGCGTGCGCTTCGAAGCCACGGTGACACGCGAGTATCCGCTTGATCACGAGGAAAAGAAACTGAGCCCGGTCTCGGAAGCTATCATGCAGGAAATTGAGCAGCAGGAGCTGTTCCCCACCGTGACGCAGGACAGATATCTGGCCGATGATGTCCGCAGGCTCGCGGAGCACCTGCTTTCCGGCGCACTGGCGCGCACCGCGGAAAAGACCGTGCAGCTCGACTGGGATCAGTAG
- a CDS encoding formimidoylglutamase — translation MSSDNPLKILKPLEARFKCHDANDVFMKDITSFGMKGYDEATHVIIGCPQDQGVRRNCGRVGAAGAPTAIRKALYQYKAPLDHAGVRLCDMGDVDVLGELETIHERQRRVVRRILEDGKRVLVFGGGNDISYPDARALAEAEGEIAAVNVDAHLDMRKASEPHSGTPYRQLLDDGFLKPENFHEVGIQPHANSPEYLRQAQDMGVNICTLAMVRRHGWMAVLENLLPALERKPFFAGLDMDAIRASDAPGVSALAAVGLTGWEAMEFAAGCRHGARIFEITETNPEHDMDGRTVRLAANVALSWLYGLS, via the coding sequence ATGAGCTCCGATAATCCGCTGAAAATACTCAAGCCGCTCGAAGCGCGCTTCAAGTGTCACGATGCAAACGACGTCTTCATGAAAGACATTACCTCTTTCGGCATGAAGGGATACGACGAAGCCACGCATGTCATCATCGGTTGCCCGCAGGATCAGGGCGTGCGGCGCAACTGCGGACGCGTCGGCGCCGCGGGCGCTCCCACCGCCATCCGCAAGGCTCTCTATCAGTATAAGGCTCCGCTGGACCATGCCGGGGTCAGACTCTGCGACATGGGCGACGTGGACGTGCTGGGTGAGCTGGAGACCATCCACGAACGCCAACGCCGCGTGGTGCGCCGCATCCTTGAGGACGGCAAGCGCGTGCTGGTCTTCGGTGGCGGCAACGACATTTCCTACCCGGACGCGAGGGCGCTGGCCGAAGCGGAAGGCGAGATCGCCGCCGTGAACGTGGACGCGCATCTGGACATGCGCAAGGCATCGGAACCACACTCCGGCACCCCATACCGGCAACTGCTGGATGACGGTTTCCTGAAGCCCGAGAATTTTCACGAGGTTGGCATCCAGCCTCATGCCAACTCTCCGGAATACCTCAGGCAGGCGCAGGACATGGGCGTGAACATCTGCACGCTGGCCATGGTCCGTCGCCACGGCTGGATGGCCGTGTTGGAGAATCTGCTGCCTGCGCTGGAGCGGAAACCTTTCTTTGCCGGGCTGGACATGGACGCCATCCGCGCCTCGGACGCGCCCGGCGTGAGCGCGCTTGCCGCCGTGGGCCTGACCGGCTGGGAGGCCATGGAATTCGCCGCTGGCTGCCGACACGGCGCAAGGATATTCGAAATAACCGAAACCAACCCCGAGCACGACATGGATGGGCGCACCGTGCGCCTCGCCGCCAACGTGGCCTTGTCGTGGCTCTACGGCCTTTCCTGA
- the hutI gene encoding imidazolonepropionase, with translation MALIIENPARIVTPRPGDQRGAGLGGLDVFTGMSVLCRDGLIERIGALDELLAEASGAKRYDASGQTLIPGLVDSHSHPVFAGDRADEFAMRTAGAGYEEIAASGGGIARTVAATQQASKDKLKELARKRLDRAMAHGVTTLEAKTGYGLTPESELKMLEVIRELDAEHPIDLVPTFLGAHAVPKGVAKNDYLAAMRELLPEAARTARFCDVFCEQGYFTPVESVSLLEAARDCGMLPKMHADQFHSIGCIEAAVELGAVSVDHLEAMRPEDAVKLAGTDVVGLALPGVSLFLDIPYAPVRQLIDAGCAVAVATDFNPGSNMTMNLPLMMSLLCMKTGVSTDEALIMATRGGAHALRMSDRGRIAEGLRADMAVLDADKYEELVYFYGERHVSAVIKGGTVHELR, from the coding sequence ATGGCCCTGATCATCGAAAATCCGGCGCGCATCGTCACCCCCCGCCCCGGAGATCAACGGGGCGCGGGCCTCGGCGGTCTCGACGTCTTCACCGGCATGTCCGTGCTGTGCCGCGACGGTCTCATCGAGCGCATCGGCGCGCTCGACGAGCTTCTTGCCGAAGCGTCCGGTGCGAAGCGGTATGACGCATCAGGCCAAACACTGATTCCGGGCCTCGTGGACAGCCACAGCCACCCGGTCTTCGCCGGTGACCGCGCCGACGAATTCGCCATGCGCACCGCCGGGGCCGGCTATGAGGAAATTGCCGCATCCGGCGGCGGCATCGCCCGTACCGTGGCGGCCACGCAACAGGCATCCAAGGATAAGCTCAAAGAGCTGGCCCGTAAGCGTCTGGACCGCGCCATGGCGCACGGCGTCACCACCCTTGAAGCCAAGACCGGCTACGGGCTGACCCCGGAGAGCGAACTCAAAATGCTGGAGGTCATCCGCGAACTGGACGCCGAGCATCCGATTGATCTGGTGCCGACGTTCCTCGGCGCGCACGCGGTCCCCAAAGGCGTGGCCAAGAACGACTACCTCGCTGCCATGCGCGAGTTGCTTCCCGAAGCCGCCAGAACCGCACGGTTCTGCGACGTCTTCTGCGAGCAGGGATACTTCACTCCCGTCGAATCGGTGTCGCTGCTGGAGGCGGCGCGCGACTGCGGCATGTTGCCCAAGATGCACGCTGACCAGTTCCACTCCATCGGCTGCATCGAGGCTGCCGTGGAGCTGGGCGCGGTATCGGTGGATCATCTGGAAGCCATGCGGCCCGAGGATGCCGTCAAACTGGCCGGGACAGACGTGGTGGGCCTCGCCCTGCCGGGCGTGTCGCTTTTTCTGGATATTCCGTACGCGCCGGTGCGACAGCTCATCGACGCGGGCTGCGCCGTGGCTGTTGCCACGGACTTCAATCCCGGCTCCAACATGACCATGAACCTGCCGCTGATGATGTCGCTTTTGTGCATGAAGACAGGTGTCAGCACGGACGAGGCCCTGATCATGGCCACCCGCGGCGGGGCCCACGCCCTGCGCATGAGCGACCGGGGTCGCATCGCAGAAGGACTGCGGGCGGACATGGCCGTGCTGGATGCGGACAAATACGAGGAATTGGTCTACTTCTACGGAGAACGGCACGTCAGCGCCGTCATCAAGGGAGGCACCGTCCATGAGCTCCGATAA
- the hutU gene encoding urocanate hydratase, giving the protein MTTRHDKRIVTAPTGTEISAKSWQTEAPLRMIQNNLDPMVAERPEDLIVYGGIGRAARNWECFDKICETLRNLEEDETLLVQSGKPVGVFRTHPGAPRVLIANSNLVPHWANWEHFNELDRKGLMMFGQMTAGSWIYIGSQGIVQGTYETFVSMAKKHFDGDLSGKWILTAGLGGMGGAQPLAAKFAGASMLAVECREERIQKRLDTGYLDMRADSLEHALELIRKSCEEKTPVTVGVLGNAAEIYPRLVEMDVRPDAVTDQTSAHDPLNGYLPAGWSVEQWESTQQSDPDRVMLAARKSMVPHVQAMLDFQKMGIPTFDYGNNIRQEAYNMGLENAFDFPGFVPAYIRDLFCSGKGPFRWVALSGDPEDIYKTDQKVKELIPDDTHLHNWLDMAREQIHFQGLPSRICWVGLGDRHRLGLAFNEMVRNGELKAPVVIGRDHLDSGSVASPNRETEAMKDGSDAVSDWPILNCLLNCASGATWVSFHHGGGVGMGYAQHAGVVMLCDGTEEADEKISRVLWNDPATGVMRHADAGYDIAVDCARDKGLNLPMVNFDK; this is encoded by the coding sequence ATGACCACACGCCACGACAAGCGAATCGTCACGGCTCCCACCGGCACCGAGATCAGCGCCAAGAGCTGGCAGACCGAGGCCCCGCTGCGCATGATACAGAACAACCTCGACCCCATGGTGGCCGAGCGTCCGGAGGATCTCATCGTATACGGCGGCATAGGCCGCGCCGCGCGCAACTGGGAGTGCTTCGACAAAATCTGCGAGACCCTGCGCAACCTCGAAGAGGACGAGACCCTGCTGGTGCAGTCCGGCAAGCCAGTGGGCGTGTTTCGCACGCACCCCGGCGCCCCGCGCGTACTTATTGCCAACTCCAACCTCGTGCCGCACTGGGCCAACTGGGAACATTTCAACGAACTGGACCGCAAAGGACTCATGATGTTCGGCCAGATGACGGCCGGTTCATGGATATATATCGGCTCGCAAGGCATCGTGCAGGGCACGTATGAGACCTTCGTGAGCATGGCCAAGAAGCATTTCGACGGCGACCTTTCCGGCAAGTGGATTCTCACCGCCGGACTTGGCGGCATGGGCGGCGCACAGCCTTTGGCCGCCAAATTCGCCGGAGCCTCCATGCTGGCCGTGGAGTGCCGCGAGGAGCGCATCCAGAAGCGGCTCGACACCGGGTATCTGGACATGCGTGCCGACAGTCTCGAACACGCGCTGGAGCTCATTCGCAAGTCATGTGAGGAAAAGACCCCAGTCACCGTGGGCGTGCTCGGCAACGCTGCTGAAATCTACCCCCGACTCGTGGAGATGGACGTGAGACCCGACGCGGTCACCGACCAGACCAGCGCTCACGACCCGCTCAACGGCTACCTTCCCGCGGGCTGGAGCGTGGAGCAGTGGGAGTCCACCCAGCAGAGCGACCCCGACCGCGTGATGCTGGCCGCGCGCAAGTCCATGGTGCCGCACGTACAAGCCATGCTCGACTTCCAGAAGATGGGCATTCCCACCTTCGACTACGGCAACAACATCCGGCAGGAAGCCTACAACATGGGCCTCGAAAACGCCTTCGACTTCCCCGGATTCGTGCCCGCCTACATCCGCGACCTGTTCTGCTCCGGCAAGGGCCCCTTCCGCTGGGTCGCTCTCTCCGGCGATCCCGAGGACATCTACAAGACCGACCAAAAGGTCAAGGAACTCATCCCAGACGACACGCATCTGCACAACTGGCTGGACATGGCCCGGGAGCAGATTCATTTTCAGGGTCTGCCCTCGCGCATTTGCTGGGTGGGCCTCGGCGACCGACACCGCCTCGGGCTAGCCTTCAACGAGATGGTCCGCAACGGCGAACTCAAGGCCCCGGTGGTCATCGGCCGCGACCACCTCGACTCCGGTTCCGTGGCCAGCCCCAACCGCGAGACCGAAGCCATGAAGGACGGCTCCGACGCGGTTTCCGACTGGCCCATCCTCAACTGCCTGCTCAACTGCGCTTCCGGCGCCACATGGGTCAGCTTCCACCACGGCGGCGGCGTGGGCATGGGCTACGCCCAGCACGCGGGGGTAGTCATGCTCTGCGACGGCACCGAGGAAGCGGACGAGAAAATCTCACGAGTGCTCTGGAACGACCCGGCCACCGGCGTCATGCGCCACGCGGACGCGGGCTACGACATCGCCGTGGACTGCGCCAGAGACAAAGGCCTCAATCTGCCCATGGTGAACTTCGATAAATAG
- the hutC gene encoding histidine utilization repressor produces MARKGLGSRIRDHIVERIENGAWKPGDRIPAESELMETFSASRMTVHRAIKELATEGMVYRERGRGTFVARRIPRSDLLVVADIAEQIRERGGDYFSDLKYLAAEPMTALTAHVFGEGADASLARSKVVHCENGLPIQLEDRWVDLRMAPDYLGLDFSKTTAHRYLMRAAPLMKAEHELTAVLPGTEQQYFLDIPENEPCLLLRRKTWSGDRLVSYAELYYPASRFTFGGTFTPNGSGGHSS; encoded by the coding sequence ATGGCACGCAAGGGACTCGGGTCGCGCATTCGCGATCATATAGTTGAAAGAATCGAAAACGGGGCGTGGAAGCCCGGCGACCGCATCCCTGCGGAATCCGAGCTGATGGAGACGTTCTCCGCCAGCCGCATGACCGTGCACCGGGCCATCAAAGAACTGGCCACCGAGGGCATGGTCTATCGTGAGCGCGGCAGGGGGACCTTCGTAGCCCGGCGCATTCCCAGAAGCGACCTGCTGGTGGTGGCCGACATCGCCGAGCAGATTCGCGAGCGCGGGGGCGACTACTTCAGCGACCTCAAGTATCTGGCCGCCGAGCCCATGACGGCCCTCACGGCCCACGTCTTCGGCGAAGGTGCGGACGCCAGCCTCGCCCGCTCCAAGGTGGTGCACTGCGAGAACGGCCTGCCCATCCAGCTTGAAGACCGCTGGGTGGACCTGCGCATGGCCCCGGACTACCTTGGACTGGATTTTTCGAAAACCACCGCACACCGCTACCTGATGCGGGCCGCGCCGCTCATGAAGGCCGAGCACGAACTTACTGCCGTGCTCCCCGGCACCGAGCAGCAGTACTTCCTTGATATTCCTGAAAACGAACCCTGCCTGCTGCTGCGCCGCAAGACGTGGTCCGGCGACAGGCTCGTGTCCTACGCGGAACTGTACTACCCCGCCAGCCGCTTCACCTTTGGTGGCACGTTCACCCCGAACGGCAGCGGCGGACACTCTTCATAA